The Rosa chinensis cultivar Old Blush unplaced genomic scaffold, RchiOBHm-V2 RchiOBHmChr0c11, whole genome shotgun sequence DNA window TTTCGAGGTCTGCTGGGCCTAGTTGCTGCTTACTCAGACGAAGGGGCAAAGTCTTGGGTCCTTACCCATGAATTTTCAATGCCGTACAACTCCGGTCAAATGCCCCCACACTTCTATTGTGAGGATTGTTATGCTCAATTAGAGCTTTACAATTTTAAATTGTAAGAATGAGTTGTAATAATTAACTCGAGGTTTTCGAGTTTTGGAATTTGTGTGGCGTGTGGTGTAGTTGTTtatgaaaaaaattcagaatgtTACTTGACATAGTTGTTTAATTCAtatttcggatttgaatttgttattcaaaattcggggcgtgacatggAATATGTTATGATATTTCCATGTAGGTATTTGGAACATTACTAGAAATTAAATTCTGGAATTAATTTTCTATTCCTATTGTAGTGTTTGGTAAGTCAtaaaatgaaatataaaattataattttcattAATGCCCTTTTACTAATTAAAGTACAAATATGACATCAACTTATAAGGAATATTGGTGGgggaatataaattttttagaggaataatttatgtaattttgcCTTTGATAGTGGGAAATGGAATTAAAATACCACCCTGACTATGTAATTATATTCAGGCTTTAAGAGGGAGTCAATTTCCAATCAAATCTCATTTTTATTTCCCTTCCAATATCTAATTACAACCAAACACCACATCaaaatggaaaatgaaattaattccaattccatgggataagtgggaaaaaatctctaaaatgggataaatagacaaaaaccctatAGTTATATACTCAGGGCCCACCCACTATATGTGTGGGGAGAAGTTAAAAGTAATGGGAAAGCTTTTCATACAATTACCATGTTTTCTActattctttttctattttacaatttacGATATTATCttcattgattaattatatttaagaattttttaatatataagggttaaaatggtaaaaaatttcaattttggggAGCAAGCACTTCTCtttataatagtatagattatcaTCATCAAAGTGTATTTGTTTAATTTCGATGCCGTTTTGCATCTACTCATTGTACTTTTCAATATTACTCAATATCGATGTTGTTTGTTGAgaggaaaaataaagaaaggaaaacgaatgaaaaaaaaaaaaaaattactcaacagaaaatgaaaaatgaaaaatgaaaatgttggTGTTAGGTTTTGGTTGTGATAGCAACTGtttcatttttaattaaaaacaaaaaaaaacacaaaacaaacgGAACTGAAATCTAAAAAAAGCAGAAAGAAACTGTTTCATCCGTAAACTTCTTAATCGAAAataaaccaaaaattaaaaagagtTTTAGCGGGTAGAGACTTGAGACCATAACACTTTACAAGTCTGATATTTTGGACATTCGAAACTTGAAGTCCCATTTCTCTTGCTTGGTGTACTGTTCTCTCCCCCCGGAGCAAAACGCAGAGTTTCAATCCTTCAGAGCTTCCGCCGCAGATCATCGGTGAAAGGTGAGTGAGCTTCTttcatcgtcttcctacatCTAAATCTCAGACACTAGCTCTACTTGACTTAATTTGTTTCTAatagaaaaccctaaattcattTCTATGATTTTTCCTCTCCTTTTCTGCGCTCGGGTTTTAGTAAAGTTCCGATTTTTACACTCTGGCGGTGGCATATTAATTGTTTGATTTAGACCAGAAAACCCCAGCTTCACTTTGACTAAATTGGGTCTCTTTCCTTTTGTTGTTTCTAATTTAATTTCTGATAAAGCTAGAGAGTACTACAgtgaaaaatcaaatcaatggagGACAGTACTAGTTCCCCCAATTCTACCTCCGATGACCTCAAGAAACATGTAATGAAGGTTTTCAAGGACTCCACCCATGACTGTGAGGACATTTTCTTGAAAAAACAGTTTGAGATGCTTTGTGACTATGACTCCCTTAACAATTATGCGATTTTGGTGTTCGATTCTATGGCGAATTCCGGCATGCCTGACGAAGCCAAAGAGCTCTTTAAGCCTCGCTCTGAGTTGGCCGTGCTGCCTGACGTGGCCGTCTTCACCATTGTCATTCGGTGCTATGCCTATGCCGGAAGGACCAAGGCTGCTCTCAAGGTGTACCACAGCATGTTAGCCAGTGCTGTCGCCCCTGCCTCGGTTACTTACTCTATACTCATCACGGCACTTGCAAAAGACTCATCTTCTGATGTCACTTTCGTTGGGTATGCCAAGAAGTACTTTTTTGGAAATGTTGGATAAGGGGATGAAGCCCCATTCTGCCTCCTACACGACTGTGTTCGACGCCATTGCCTGCCGGGAGTCAGTGGAGAAGGCCAGGGAGTTACAATTAATGTGGTTGAAGTAAGATGTTTCTTTTAGTCTGATAAGTTTTCTCTTAAGTTAATTGTTCTATTGATCAATTCAAATCAGTAAGAAATGTGCTCTGATTCTGCCTATAAGGTAATATTTATCATttaatcattttccttttctcATTTGACCGTAAGGGAATTTATGTAAGTTTTGCACATTTCAGTTGAATGACATAGTAATTCTCATGTTATTAGATTATCAGTCAATAATAAATGCAGCATCTTCAATTCTTCTTAATAGTTTCAAGTTTTGACTATCAAATTAGTCTACAGGCAGATAAAGCTTTCCTTCATCCAGTTTAATACCACTTGCCTGGAGAGAAGCCTTATTTTAGAAGCAGTACCTAGTTTCTCTTATTTTGTTGCTAAAAGTCGTGAACTTGCACAAAGGTAATGCTTTACATTGATGATATTTAAGCTGGGGCTGTGATCAGACGTCTATAGGACTGTTAGTAAATC harbors:
- the LOC112181232 gene encoding pentatricopeptide repeat-containing protein At2g01740-like, producing the protein MEDSTSSPNSTSDDLKKHVMKVFKDSTHDCEDIFLKKQFEMLCDYDSLNNYAILVFDSMANSGMPDEAKELFKPRSELAVLPDVAVFTIVIRCYAYAGRTKAALKVYHSMLASAVAPASVTYSILITALAKDSSSDVTFVGYAKKYFFGNVG